The sequence GTCAGTAGGATAAGAATTCATAACTATATGACAGGTCACTGAAAGAGTtaaggattaaaaaatatctttaacgATATGAAAGTATTACTGgtgtatatattttgataagatcgtaatttaattagtCGGGCATAATCAGTACTGATCACAGTTCACGTTCAGACAACCAATTGAACAGTTGCAGTATTTAGTTTTTATAGATATCTAAtgctaattaaataactattctcaccttaaatagaaataaatttaataatgcagaaattattttgcatcgtaatacaataatttttagtggtaCCACAGAGTCATCGCTCAAGAGAAAAACTTTAAGACTCTAATACCGATTCGTGTACACGCGTATAGTAttctataacaataatatgattggtttatttaaatttcgtgcGATTTTTCCATACAACTCCATTTCCATATATGCTTAAAAGAAGTGTTTGTAAGGAATTGGAACTTATCAGCGTGGTAGTTGTTTTTGTTAAGGGATTGCTTACCAAGTTCGAATTAACCAAATCGGTGACTTGCAAGTTTAATGTCTTGGCCTTGACCACTGCATCCTCTTGGACAGGGTTGGCAAGGGTTGCCTGAAAAAGGTATACGGACGCGAAGAGAATGCAAACGGAACGCGACATATTGTACGATTTAATTATGACTGTGACGAGAGTGGCTCGATAGTAGTTAAACCGAAGCTTGATCGATATTAACTGTCTTATCTCTAGATAACGTATAATTCGATAGTAAAATACATTAAGATGTCTGATTTGATCGCAGAAAGTAAGTCTCATGAAAATGGAAATCATGTTACCAGTTCCTTCTATCTAATCGGTCGTATTTGTATGATTGCAATTATACGATTGAGGTACATAACATTatgtaatagtttattttcatttatgtatGGAATGtaggaaatattttacgaagaTAAGGATATGGTGCAAGGTTTAGGGCTTTGCACTTTAACATTTAAAGTTTCTTGttcttcaattaaaaatttaagcaGTTTTCTTACAGTCTAtcttacattaaaattaatatttttggagtaactttatatttttaggaaTCTATAACATTGTATGCAGTGGTCCACAAACATCTTCGTACATAATGATACAGTTTGTTGAATCTAATTTTCACGACATTCGAAACTTGAAGATAGTtagaaacatattatttaagatCGAATTTACACCATGATCATTAGCAACCGTCTATTGAGACGTTTAAGTGGATCACTGAATATCCCTAAATAGAATGCAATATTTGacaaatactttattttacgatcattaatttgaaaaagggCTAATATTGCCACatctaataattaacgatGTTATAAAATGTTCAATAGATCATGACGCGCTTAAGATATAATATGCCATCTATCGCGTGAATTCCTCCTTCTATCCACGACGATTTGAATCAAAGGCGATAGAGTTTAATTATGCGACGCGATGGTCAAACTTAGCACAGACTTCGAAGTAGGTGGCACTCGCAGGTTTATGCTACCCATAGATTTTCCTAGACTAGATGGGTTGTCACAGACCACAGCATAACTGCCAGGATTGTTTCGTACACTGACATAATGTATCACTCCtgcaaaacaaaaaacaaatatataaacaacTTCGTTTGCAGATAGATAATTAGCAACTCTACTATCTGCATCATTCATGCCTTCATAACAGATCATCAATACTAATTCcttctattgtattataacatcatctatttaaatatcactCAAAGAAGtcattaaacattatttaaaggCTAGATCTATAATTCGttgtttgatttatattttgattctttaaattatttatttgtatgaagtttaaataaaaaataggaCTCATTTTGAACTGCgcagaattaatataattgatttcaaGAATGCagttctttataaaaaaaatatacattgcaTTAATTTGCTAAAAgcaggaattaaataaaaatctatttgaCGCGGAAGCACATTCCGAAATGAAAGGacggaaacattttattttcatgcgAAATAAGAATTCTCTACGTTCTTTGCAAGAAACAGTTAAACGGAAAATTGTGCCCACAAATTCCTTAAATATGTCCTATCGTTTCGTGTTTCATTTcctcatttttatcgtaactgtataaaatccgcaatctagcGACTGGTACCACGTAATTCCACAGTATAAAGAATGGCAATGAATGAAGGGAAGAGGAGTGTTTACACAGTAACAGAAAAAGCGTACCATTGGAGACAGACAGGTTCAATGTGGTAGATTGAATCACGTTGGTGGGATTCTCAAATTCGATCACTCGACGGAAAACTGTTTCGTCCGCGTAGCGCTGACCGACCGTTAAATCTCCAATGAATCCAGTTCCACGTTCATCAGCAGCCTGTCAGAGACATAATAATATGCACATTAACGCATAATATACGTTGAAAGAGAACGATCCTTGACTCGAAAATTATTCACGGAATTTTTGATGGATAATACACAATGAGCATTTTCATTGCatcgtttatttatctattttcaatgttgcaattcgcaattatttgaattttatcatCTGATATTGTCGATCATTAAAGTgctaatttttaagttttcaaGAGAAGCTATTCTGTTTCAAAGTTTCACGAACATTCTTAAGAACCGAAGCACTGAACATTTTTGCTGTTCctgtaattaaaaacaagTAAATGTGTTGCCACAAGtcttttttacttaaaatctGTTCTAATAGGAGCAAAAAGTCATACAGTAGTACGATCGAGAGCAATATTGTCGACATAATACACAATGTAGTTGAAAGATACTCTGATCATAGTAAACTGATTTTCATCGTACTTTAAGCAGATGCATTATGTACAGTTACAGTCTAAATTCGGTGTAATATAGTTATGATAATTTTATccacatatttaaatttatcacCGGAATTTTAACTCCTTTGTACTATAAACgacttaataaaattcagtttgtttaAAGATATCGGGGTTCCTAAAAACACCGCATGTCACACGTTTTCACTACCGAGATATCGTCGCTCAACGTTCTCATCACTAATGATTCGCACTGTGCAGTAGTATTccaaattgcataatttttgtGAGCCTATCGAATCTGCCTTCATGATTTTTTTCTGATAacacataaatattacgttaTGCAGTTCAATTGATGCATCAACGTAAATACGTTAAATTATGATCATCCGGTGTTTTTCCTTATTCGacaaacattattttcgaaaactatTCAGATATAAGTGTCGCTCGTGTGCGACCGACGCCGCAGTTAACGTGTTAAAGGATCGCTCACCAATTTCGTTTGAATGTTGTCGTTGTCGCCGAATTCGACGCGTACGTTCTTGTACTGGGAAATGTCGATGGCAGAAGCGGCCTGAAGCAGTGCCAGGGTCGCGAAGAGAGTGAAAATCGAACGAGGCATTTTGTACGATTTGACTGTGACTGTGCCACGGACAAGGTGCACGTTTCTTTTATAGACCGTCCCGAAAGTCCGTCAAGGTGAACGTGACTTATCTGCACGGGCCTTTTGTGATTTCTCCATTGGCTCCTATCATGCTCTTCCTCTTGGCATAC comes from Augochlora pura isolate Apur16 chromosome 1, APUR_v2.2.1, whole genome shotgun sequence and encodes:
- the LOC144468801 gene encoding uncharacterized protein LOC144468801; the protein is MPRSIFTLFATLALLQAASAIDISQYKNVRVEFGDNDNIQTKLAADERGTGFIGDLTVGQRYADETVFRRVIEFENPTNVIQSTTLNLSVSNGVIHYVSVRNNPGSYAVVCDNPSSLGKSMGSINLRVPPTSKSVLSLTIASHN